From Pelagicoccus albus, the proteins below share one genomic window:
- a CDS encoding glycosyltransferase, giving the protein MKVLLIGKIWPEPKSSAAGSRTLDILRALRAVHWEVHFACAAQKSEFSDDLGSRFEISTHSIELNHSSFDQWVSGLQPDIVLFDRYMTEEQFGWRVAQALPDCLQVIDTSDLHCLRHAREQALKSDSPLNLHNEISLREIAAIYRADLSLMIAEKEMQILSETFNVPNTLIAYWPFALPEPKNGVPPFEERNNFVMIGSFLHEPNWDAVQYCRKEIWPLIRKELPDAKLDVYGSYPPPKARQLDNDKIGFRVLGRADDAQTTLARYRVNLAPLRFGAGLKGKLADSFLSGTPSVASPIAVESMPGNFDWGSSVSTKTEEFAKTAIRIHEDKNAWEHAQACGYAIARNRFSEKEWMPKLPSLLSEAFEERDSRRSHNFVGQMLRHHQHRSTEFMSRWIEAKNSSQP; this is encoded by the coding sequence ATGAAAGTTCTCCTAATCGGAAAGATCTGGCCAGAGCCAAAGTCGTCGGCCGCCGGCTCGCGAACATTGGACATCTTGAGGGCTCTTCGTGCTGTACACTGGGAGGTTCATTTCGCATGCGCAGCACAAAAGAGCGAATTTAGTGACGACTTGGGAAGTCGATTTGAGATTTCCACCCACTCCATAGAGCTCAACCATTCCAGCTTCGACCAATGGGTCAGTGGTTTGCAACCGGATATCGTCCTATTTGACCGCTACATGACAGAGGAACAATTCGGCTGGAGGGTGGCACAGGCTTTACCAGACTGTCTCCAAGTGATCGATACAAGTGATCTTCACTGCCTACGTCATGCACGAGAGCAGGCACTAAAGTCAGATTCCCCTCTAAATCTCCACAACGAGATTTCCCTTCGTGAAATAGCAGCCATTTATCGAGCGGACCTAAGCCTCATGATCGCCGAAAAGGAGATGCAAATCCTAAGCGAAACCTTTAACGTCCCCAATACCCTGATAGCCTACTGGCCCTTCGCGTTACCCGAGCCGAAAAATGGCGTTCCTCCTTTCGAAGAACGAAATAACTTCGTAATGATCGGTAGCTTTTTGCACGAACCGAACTGGGACGCAGTCCAATACTGTCGAAAGGAAATTTGGCCTCTCATACGCAAGGAGCTGCCTGATGCTAAACTCGATGTCTACGGCTCCTACCCTCCTCCCAAAGCTCGCCAGCTTGACAACGACAAAATCGGATTTCGCGTTCTGGGACGAGCTGATGATGCCCAAACCACTCTGGCTCGCTACCGGGTAAATCTGGCCCCCCTGCGCTTCGGAGCAGGTCTAAAAGGAAAGCTAGCAGACTCCTTCTTGTCCGGTACACCGAGCGTAGCTAGCCCTATCGCGGTTGAATCGATGCCGGGCAATTTCGACTGGGGAAGTTCTGTATCTACCAAAACGGAGGAATTCGCTAAAACAGCGATTCGCATACACGAGGACAAAAACGCATGGGAGCATGCTCAAGCTTGTGGATACGCAATCGCACGTAACAGGTTTTCCGAGAAAGAATGGATGCCGAAACTTCCGTCCCTTTTAAGCGAGGCATTCGAAGAACGCGACTCCCGCCGTTCGCATAATTTTGTGGGCCAAATGTTGAGGCACCATCAGCACCGTAGCACTGAATTCATGAGTCGCTGGATAGAAGCGAAAAACAGTTCGCAACCCTAG
- a CDS encoding DUF5995 family protein: protein MIQTLEQVIDRLDAIVQESVAKSSPLGYFAALYKRVTIEVRDAIERGEFEDPLRMEKLDILFANRYIDAYEARQEGKAHSDSWAFAFEEASDRKLTTLQHLMLGMNAHISLDLGIAAAQAGHSDPLSLKKDFCHINTILESLIDDTQKRLTRMFRLFGLADRLLGPIDETLSIFSIGYARDKAWTQTLELCLLDDLKQVEHIKARDKAVANFARHISHPPSRLARIILFFVRVFGKGSIKDRILILDKTSQ from the coding sequence ATGATTCAAACCTTAGAGCAGGTCATCGACCGTCTGGACGCGATCGTCCAAGAGTCCGTAGCAAAATCCAGCCCCTTGGGATATTTCGCCGCACTCTATAAGCGAGTCACGATCGAGGTACGCGACGCGATCGAACGAGGCGAGTTTGAAGATCCTCTGCGTATGGAGAAGTTGGATATCCTGTTCGCAAATCGCTACATTGACGCATACGAGGCCCGACAAGAAGGCAAAGCTCACAGCGATTCCTGGGCCTTCGCGTTTGAGGAGGCATCCGATCGTAAATTGACCACCTTACAGCATCTAATGCTCGGTATGAACGCCCACATCAGTTTGGACCTCGGCATTGCCGCCGCCCAAGCAGGTCACTCAGACCCTCTTTCGCTGAAAAAGGACTTTTGCCACATAAACACGATTTTGGAGAGTTTGATAGACGACACCCAAAAACGACTGACTCGCATGTTTCGTCTTTTCGGACTCGCAGATCGCCTGCTCGGCCCGATTGACGAAACGCTGAGTATATTCAGCATCGGATACGCTAGAGACAAGGCTTGGACACAAACGCTTGAGCTATGTCTGCTCGACGATTTGAAGCAAGTCGAACACATCAAAGCCCGAGATAAAGCGGTAGCGAATTTCGCCCGTCACATTTCGCATCCCCCTAGCCGACTGGCTCGTATCATACTCTTCTTCGTTCGAGTGTTTGGGAAAGGTAGCATTAAAGATCGTATCCTAATATTGGATAAGACATCTCAGTAA